The region CCATTGACGAGAACCTGGAGAAGGTCGGCGAGAAGGTGGACAAGGTGAACGAGGCTCTGGCGGGCGATTCGGAGAAACCCGCGCCGGAGGGGGAGACCGAGGCGCCCCAGTAGTGGAGGTATAAATGCGCGCGTCTGTTTTCGCGGCGCTGGCCGCCGTGGTGTTTCTGGTATCCTGTTCCACCGGGACGGGTGGCGAAGAGGGCGTCCCGCACGACCAGACCACGGTCCTCGGGACGCTGAACCTTTTCCTGGATGTTTGGAACGACTGCGACATTGATACTTACAAGGGCCTGCTGGACGAGGACACCTTCACCTTCTACTTCGATCCCTCGGACATGGGGGGGGAACATGATATACCGCCCTCCTGGGGTTATACGGAGGAGATAACGGCGGTCACTAATTTATTCGAATACGTCGGAGCGGAGAACATAGACGTGGAGCTGGACCTCGAAGGCGTCACCGAGCCCGAGGAGGATGTGGTTACATACACGGCTAGGGATATTCCTTACCATGTTCGTGTGTATGTGGAGGCTGAGGAACACATTATTTACCTGGCCGTGGGTCTGCTCGACATGGAGCTCATGTATGCGGACGGCGGGTGGGTCATCACCGACTGGTGGGATAAGGTTCCTTATAGATTGTTGGTGGCGGAGACGACCTGGGGCGCGATAAAGGCCTGTTTCTAAGGAGTGGGAAATGGGCAAGTACGTTTCGATAGCCGCCGCGGCTCTGCTCATCTGCCTTTCTTGCACCACCAGCACGGACGGCGACGGCGACGGTTACGACACGACAACGGTCCTCGGGGTGTTGAATTTGTTCGTGGACGTGTGGAATGACGGGGACATGGACACTTATAGAGTCCTGCTGGACGAGGATGAGTTTACCTTCTACTTCGACCCTCAGGACGTGGGTGGGGGACATGATATACCGCCATCCTGGGGTTATACGGAGGAGATAACGGCGGTGACCAACCTTTTCAACGCCGTCGGGGCGGAGAACGTGGACGTGCAACTGGACCTCTCCGAGGTTACCGAGCCCGAAGAAGGGGTGGAGACCTATAAGGTCGAGAATATTGAGTACGAAGTCCGCGTGCACGTCGAGGAAGAAGACATAATCTACCCGGCCAATGCTTACCTCGACATGGAGTTCACGAAGGTGGACGGTCGGTGGGTCATCACCGAGTGGTGGGACAAGGCGAACATGCGCCTTCCTGGTATTGAAGAATGCACCTGGGGCGAGATAAAGGCTCTCTACGAGAAGTAATAGGCCGGTTCAGGTCTTTGTCACGGCACAGCGGGGCGGGTTCACCGCCCCTTTTTCATGGTTGCCGGGTTGAGAAACCCGTGCTAATATCCGCGCGTTCTCGAACGACCCCCCTTCACCCAAGGAGCTTTCAGTGGGCCACAAAATATGCCGCATACCGGGCGACGACACCGGCCACGACGTGATGCGGGCCGCCATGATAGTCTTCGACGCCCTGGACCTGGACATCGAGTGGGTGGACGCGGACGCCGGCTGGTGCATGTGGGAGGCCAAGGGGAACACGGTGCCGCCGGAGACCTGGGAAGCGCTGGAGTCCACCGACGCCTGCTACTTCGGCGCCATCACCTCGAAGCCCGGCGTCAAGGGCTTCAAGAGCGCCATCCTCCAGATTCGCCAACGCCTGGACCTCTACGCCAACATGCGCCCGGTCAAGGCCATCCCCGGCGTTCCGCTGAACTACCGCGACGACATAGACATGGTCATCTTCCGCGAGAACACGGAGGGGCTTTACTCTGCGGTCGAGGCGCGGCCCATGCCGAAAGAATTGGTGGGCATCCTGCCGAACCTGGAACGCTTCGCGGACCTGGACGACGTGGCGATTTCCTGCCGGGTGTTCAGCCGCCGGGGGTGCGAGCGGATCGTCCGCGCCGCCTTCGAGCACGCCCGGAAGTTCGGCCGCAAGCTCGTCACCGCCGTCCACAAGGCCAACGTCATCCGCGCCACCGACGGGCTCTTCCTGGAGGTCTTCCGGGAGGTGGCCGAGGAGTACCCGGAGATTAAGACGAGCGAGGAGAACGTGGACGCCACGGCGATGTGGTTCATCAAGAACCCGCAGTTCTACGAGGTCATCGTCACGACGAACATGTTCGGGGACATCATCTCCGACGAGGGGTGCCAGCTCGTGGGGGGGCTGGGCTTCGGGGCCAGCGC is a window of bacterium DNA encoding:
- a CDS encoding isocitrate/isopropylmalate dehydrogenase family protein, with product MGHKICRIPGDDTGHDVMRAAMIVFDALDLDIEWVDADAGWCMWEAKGNTVPPETWEALESTDACYFGAITSKPGVKGFKSAILQIRQRLDLYANMRPVKAIPGVPLNYRDDIDMVIFRENTEGLYSAVEARPMPKELVGILPNLERFADLDDVAISCRVFSRRGCERIVRAAFEHARKFGRKLVTAVHKANVIRATDGLFLEVFREVAEEYPEIKTSEENVDATAMWFIKNPQFYEVIVTTNMFGDIISDEGCQLVGGLGFGASANVGDSYGVFEPNHGSAPKYAGRYVVNPTATILAGRLMLQWLGEERAAERIWNAVLALYADPGAPKTYDVVGRDRAAGSLEVAEAVAARL